One window of Drosophila busckii strain San Diego stock center, stock number 13000-0081.31 chromosome 3L, ASM1175060v1, whole genome shotgun sequence genomic DNA carries:
- the LOC108599230 gene encoding trypsin-4-like: MIMLLHIKRVFLQCAQLRKNYDYQDVALLETDRTIIFAWNIQPILIHPYLIPNGTKLMLYGHGLREDNERSAVLQEVETYYLDEDACQGYIKKETPFDLGVLCHSPFKTGKGTCFGDSGSPVVMQVQ; the protein is encoded by the coding sequence ATGATTATGTTGCTCCACATTAAACGTGTATTCCTTCAATGCGCCCAACTTCGTAAGAACTATGACTATCAAGATGTGGCTCTATTGGAAACAGATAGAACCATAATATTTGCCTGGAACATACAACCCATACTAATTCATCCTTATCTAATACCCAATGGCACCAAGCTGATGCTTTATGGGCATGGTTTACGCGAAGATAATGAGCGCTCAGCTGTGCTACAGGAAGTGGAGACCTACTATCTAGACGAGGATGCATGCCAAGGGTATATTAAGAAAGAAACGCCATTTGATCTTGGAGTTCTATGTCACTCGCCTTTCAAGACGGGCAAAGGCACTTGCTTTGGCGATTCGGGAAGTCCTGTAGTTATGCAAG